The following coding sequences are from one Bacillota bacterium window:
- a CDS encoding sugar phosphate isomerase/epimerase encodes MEQNVDRKRADRVKFACCNEGFDGWSWPQVVSCLARIGYDAVEIAPFTFADHVGEISPSQRLEINATAADAGLAISGLHWLLVRPEGLHLTHPDAGVRARTRDYLLGLVDFCADVGGRIMTFGSPNQRNVEPGCDPRAAREWAINTFRAVGEHAHERDVVVCLEALPASLTNFLNTTAEVIQLVREIDQPSIRMMLDVKSMAGEERPIPEIIRSAEGWFDHFHANDSNLKGPGFGDIDFVPIFHALADVGYDGYVSVEAFDFKPDPETVARESLRYMKECLAGLDQTR; translated from the coding sequence GAACAGAATGTTGACAGAAAGCGGGCTGATCGCGTGAAGTTCGCCTGCTGCAACGAGGGGTTTGACGGCTGGAGCTGGCCACAGGTAGTCAGCTGCCTCGCGCGAATAGGGTACGATGCGGTGGAGATCGCTCCTTTCACCTTCGCGGACCATGTGGGTGAAATCTCGCCGTCCCAGCGTCTTGAGATCAACGCAACCGCAGCCGATGCCGGGCTTGCCATCTCGGGCCTGCACTGGCTTCTCGTACGACCAGAGGGACTGCACCTGACCCACCCCGATGCCGGTGTGAGGGCGCGCACACGTGACTACCTGCTTGGCCTGGTCGACTTCTGCGCGGACGTCGGGGGCAGGATCATGACCTTCGGCTCGCCAAACCAACGAAACGTAGAGCCTGGATGCGACCCAAGGGCCGCGCGGGAGTGGGCGATCAACACTTTCAGGGCCGTCGGCGAGCACGCGCATGAACGCGATGTAGTAGTATGCCTGGAGGCCCTGCCGGCAAGCCTGACCAACTTCCTGAACACCACGGCCGAAGTCATTCAGTTGGTCCGGGAGATCGACCAGCCTTCTATCCGGATGATGCTGGACGTGAAGAGCATGGCCGGCGAGGAGAGGCCCATCCCCGAGATTATCCGCTCCGCCGAAGGCTGGTTCGACCACTTCCACGCCAACGACTCGAACCTCAAAGGGCCTGGCTTCGGCGATATCGACTTCGTCCCGATCTTCCATGCCCTCGCCGACGTCGGTTACGATGGGTACGTGTCCGTGGAGGCATTTGACTTCAAACCAGACCCCGAGACTGTCGCCCGGGAGAGCCTCCGCTATATGAAGGAGTGTCTTGCCGGATTGGATCAGACCAGATGA
- the nagA gene encoding N-acetylglucosamine-6-phosphate deacetylase, producing MGSSFPATDCYSLINARLVTPPGQTCPSGVSVSSGLITRVFRTGDAALREGEAVFDVHGAIVAPGFIDMHVHGGGGADALDGTAEAFLTMARAHAAGGSTAIVPTIMTAPDDDLIASMRAFDDAVNAQDDLLGRQQRASSLSGARMSPGHRNKSQAGPGPGARLLGLHLEGPYFSPVQRGAQDKRFLRLPERSHFEKVLGASKRILRVSAAPELPGAFELGRELAGRGIVAAIGHSDATYDEVVTAVESGYSHVTHLYSAMSTVKRVNCFRVPGVLEAALALDQLTVEVIADGKHLPGSLLALTHKIKGPDRVALVSDALRPAGLGEGEYITGSARGSGQRVIVDQGVAWMPDREAFAGSVVLAADLVRNMVNLARVPLCDAITMASLTPARILGLDSRMGSLTPGKDANMVVLGEDLAVRMTIVEGRLCYMA from the coding sequence GTGGGGTCGAGCTTCCCTGCTACTGATTGTTACTCTTTGATAAACGCGCGCCTGGTCACGCCGCCGGGGCAGACTTGCCCGAGCGGCGTTTCCGTGTCCTCTGGGTTGATCACGCGAGTGTTCCGCACAGGTGACGCTGCCCTCCGCGAGGGTGAAGCCGTTTTCGATGTTCATGGGGCCATTGTCGCCCCAGGGTTCATCGATATGCACGTCCACGGTGGAGGCGGGGCGGATGCCCTCGACGGCACCGCTGAGGCATTCCTCACAATGGCCCGTGCGCACGCGGCCGGGGGCTCGACTGCCATCGTGCCGACCATCATGACTGCACCAGATGACGACCTGATCGCATCCATGCGGGCCTTTGACGATGCAGTCAACGCCCAGGACGATTTGCTCGGGCGGCAGCAGCGGGCCTCAAGCCTCTCGGGAGCGCGGATGAGTCCCGGACATCGGAACAAGTCACAGGCGGGGCCAGGCCCAGGCGCGCGCTTGCTCGGGCTGCACCTGGAAGGCCCATATTTCTCCCCTGTCCAGCGAGGCGCACAGGACAAACGATTCCTGAGGCTTCCTGAGCGCAGCCACTTCGAGAAGGTCCTCGGTGCTAGCAAGCGGATCCTCAGAGTCTCGGCCGCGCCGGAGCTCCCGGGGGCATTTGAACTCGGGCGAGAACTAGCAGGGCGAGGTATTGTCGCGGCCATAGGGCACTCGGATGCAACGTACGATGAGGTCGTCACCGCGGTCGAGTCCGGCTACAGTCATGTAACGCACCTGTACTCCGCCATGTCTACAGTGAAGCGCGTCAACTGCTTCCGGGTACCTGGGGTGCTCGAGGCGGCGCTTGCCCTCGACCAGCTGACAGTAGAGGTAATCGCAGACGGCAAGCACCTGCCCGGATCCCTGCTCGCCCTGACGCACAAGATCAAGGGCCCGGACCGGGTGGCCCTAGTTTCGGATGCCCTCCGGCCCGCGGGTCTTGGAGAGGGGGAGTACATCACCGGCTCCGCGCGCGGCTCTGGGCAGAGAGTCATCGTGGACCAGGGCGTAGCATGGATGCCTGACAGGGAAGCATTCGCCGGCAGCGTGGTCCTGGCAGCCGACCTCGTGCGGAACATGGTGAACCTCGCACGGGTCCCGCTCTGCGATGCCATAACAATGGCGTCTCTGACCCCTGCCAGGATCCTCGGCCTCGACAGCCGGATGGGGAGCCTGACTCCGGGGAAGGATGCCAACATGGTGGTGCTCGGAGAGGACCTGGCTGTCCGGATGACGATAGTCGAAGGGCGCCTATGCTACATGGCATGA